A part of Aspergillus flavus chromosome 1, complete sequence genomic DNA contains:
- a CDS encoding pyridoxal phosphate-dependent transferase, producing the protein MESLLQQSRAMCPFLKRTSPSSLRTLATATRPSTSSGGGTMSNLQVIARRCPVMSKALAVQSARMAGTKRFTSCAAGITGLGNKHCRAPTGKRTLHSTSGNGANVSAEIYKNTQRDPAGFSKIKTPANATAAAATSGPRPEAPVAKPFNYNSFYNTELEKKHKDKSYRYFNNINRLAQEFPRAHTTSAEERVTVWCSNDYLGMGRNPEVLATMHKTLDTYGAGAGGTRNISGHNQHAVSLENTLAKLHGKEAALVFSSCFVANDATLATLGSKLPDCVILSDSLNHASMIQGIRHSGAKKMVFKHNDLVDLEAKLAALPLHVPKIIAFESVYSMCGSIAPIEKICDLADKYGAITFLDEVHAVGMYGPHGAGVAEHLDYDIYASQDTVNPRSTKGTVMDRIDIITGTLGKAYGCVGGYIAGSAAMVDTIRSLAPGFIFTTSLPPATMAGADTAIQYQARHQGDRVLQQLHTRAVKAAFKELDIPVIPNPSHIIPLLVGDAEVAKKASDKLLEEHGIYVQAINYPTVPRGEERLRITPTPGHIKEHRDHLVQAVQTVWNELGIKRTSDWEAQGGFVGVGVDGAEAENQPIWNDVQLGLKENEAIEAAVEREFAEAPMRTATRPAAAAASSIPVGVAA; encoded by the coding sequence ATGGAGTCTCTTCTCCAGCAGTCCCGGGCGATGTGCCCGTTCCTTAAGCGcacatctccatcttctctgCGTACGCTGGCAACCGCGACTCGACCTAGCACTAGTTCCGGTGGAGGCACTATGTCTAATCTCCAGGTCATTGCCCGTCGCTGCCCTGTCATGAGCAAGGCTCTGGCCGTGCAGAGCGCTCGCATGGCCGGTACCAAAAGATTCACCTCATGTGCTGCCGGCATCACCGGTCTCGGCAACAAGCATTGCCGTGCTCCTACTGGGAAGAGAACCCTGCACTCCACCTCCGGTAACGGCGCCAATGTGAGCGCAGAGATCTACAAGAACACCCAGCGAGATCCCGCCGGTTTCTCGAAGATCAAGACCCCTGCCAATGCTACCGCCGCTGCCGCTACGTCTGGCCCTCGTCCAGAGGCTCCCGTGGCGAAGCCTTTCAACTACAATTCTTTCTACAACACCGaattggaaaagaaacacaagGACAAGTCGTATCGCTATttcaacaacatcaatcGTCTCGCTCAGGAGTTTCCCCGGGCTCACACCACATCTGCCGAGGAACGTGTGACGGTCTGGTGCTCGAACGATTATCTCGGCATGGGCCGCAACCCCGAGGTTCTGGCCACCATGCATAAGACATTGGACACCTACGGAGCCGGTGCGGGAGGTACTCGCAACATTTCAGGTCACAATCAACATGCCGTGAGCCTGGAGAACACCCTGGCCAAATTGCACGGCAAGGAGGCGGCATTAGTCTTCAGCTCATGCTTCGTGGCTAACGATGCCACCCTCGCAACCCTGGGTAGCAAGTTGCCCGACTGTGTTATTCTGTCCGATAGCCTGAATCATGCATCGATGATTCAGGGTATTCGCCATTCAGGCGCCAAGAAAATGGTTTTCAAGCATAATGATCTGGTCGACCTTGAGGCCAAGTTGGCAGCTCTACCTCTTCATGTCCCCAAGATTATTGCATTCGAATCAGTTTATAGCATGTGCGGATCTATTGCCCCAATTGAGAAGATCTGTGATCTTGCAGACAAGTACGGTGCCATTACTTTCCTGGATGAAGTCCACGCTGTGGGAATGTACGGACCTCACGGAGCAGGTGTGGCAGAGCACCTTGACTATGACATCTATGCTTCCCAAGATACGGTCAACCCGCGCAGTACTAAGGGAACCGTGATGGACCGAATCGATATTATCACCGGTACTCTGGGCAAGGCCTACGGATGTGTCGGGGGCTACATTGCTGGATCCGCTGCGATGGTTGACACCATCCGCTCCCTCGCCCCTggcttcatcttcaccacgTCCTTGCCGCCCGCCACCATGGCTGGTGCAGACACTGCTATCCAGTACCAGGCTCGTCACCAGGGCGACCGCGTCCTGCAGCAGTTGCACACCCGCGCGGTCAAAGCAGCTTTCAAGGAGTTGGATATTCCTGTAATTCCCAACCCCTCCCATATCATTCCGCTCCTGGTTGGGGATGCCGAGGTTGCTAAGAAGGCCTCGGACAAGCTTCTGGAGGAGCATGGAATTTATGTACAAGCCATCAACTACCCAACCGTGCCTCGGGGTGAAGAGCGGCTTCGTATCACGCCCACCCCGGGACATATCAAGGAGCACCGCGACCACCTGGTGCAAGCCGTCCAAACAGTCTGGAACGAACTGGGCATCAAACGCACCAGCGATTGGGAAGCGCAAGGCGGCTTCGTCGGCGTGGGTGTCGATGGCGCCGAGGCTGAGAACCAGCCGATTTGGAATGATGTGCAGCTGGGGCTGAAGGAAAACGAAGCCATTGAGGCTGCTGTGGAACGCGAGTTTGCCGAGGCCCCCATGCGGACCGCCACCCGTCCTGCCGCGGCTGCTGCTTCGTCAATCCCGGTGGGTGTGGCTGCCTGA
- a CDS encoding A49-like RNA polymerase I associated factor-domain-containing protein, with product MPSDKVEKKRKRASNGHERPSKKPALEFQDLPPLAASVVNDDSELAPVIITTPGVNVPQNLHLKPYLKDRADGSLSGRSTRNKGIVSSELLLQTSEHPKMDFVGREAEDDADSQLKHYIAVVDPEKKSWQFVEVRKVTLRGAVRRTKAAADEEEEVESEDEEMKTMRAQRTELTNTFGTKQSRKAAQSMAENAQLSNAPAGAASAAESAILSSMPLDSATDIATKTAAVQAQVQANKPLPQANLAASHPSDVYPIDVLVPGGLSTLQQLPGTNEWQETVNSGEAVATTSRYVSRRVEAVVNSTNATQLQVLRFIFLLLELARALRSGKDSKSSGPGSKRLPPRDELRRILSSPTGAKTDSAETLPDPVIDAIRRKFAPQGTHITKNDITFLHTTICALSLHIPPQPAKDGGSSSLGGNAPNELATDPSDLRDDLRLDNTVITQYFRELGCRVDKPRETEFAKWGIKGGKAEANARRVARLRVPVEFPKVSRGGKR from the exons ATGCCTTCTGAcaaggtggaaaagaagcgcaagcgcGCTTCGAACGGCCACGAACGGCCGAGTAAAAAGCCCGCCCTCGAATTTCAAGATCTACCTCCTCTCGCGGCCAGCGTGGTCAACGATGATAGTGAATTGGCTCCAGTGATCA TAACCACCCCCGGTGTGAACGTGCCCCAAAACCTTCATTTAAAACCATACCTCAAGGACCGAGCAGATGGCTCTTTATCAGGTCGCTCCACACGGAACAAGGGCATTGTCTCGTCCGAACTACTCCTGCAGACTTCGGAGCATCCAAAGATGGATTTCGTGGGTCGCGAGGCCGAAGACGACGCCGATTCGCAGTTAAAGCATTACATCGCCGTTGTGGATcccgaaaagaaaagctggCAGTTTGTTGAGGTGCGGAAGGTGACTCTTCGTGGAGCAGTGAGGAGAACAAAGGCTGctgcagatgaagaggaggaggttgagagtgaagatgaggagatg AAAACGATGCGCGCTCAACGCACAGAACTCACCAATACATTCGGTACTAAGCAGTCCCGCAAAGCAGCGCAGTCCATGGCCGAAAATGCCCAACTCTCCAATGCCCCCGCTGGTGCTGCCTCCGCCGCAGAATCTGCTATTCTTTCGTCCATGCCCCTCGACTCCGCCACCGACATTGCTACGAAGACCGCTGCGGTGCAGGCTCAAGTTCAAGCTAACAAACCACTGCCTCAAGCCAATCTGGCAGCGTCTCATCCTTCCGATGTGTATCCGATTGATGTGCTTGTTCCGGGAGGTCTGTCCACCCTCCAGCAGCTCCCGGGCACGAACGAGTGGCAGGAGACCGTGAACTCCGGAGAAGCCGTCGCCACCACCTCACGATATGTGTCTCGCCGGGTGGAAGCAGTCGTCAACTCAACTAATGCCACCCAGCTTCAAGTTCTGCGTtttatcttcctcctcctcgagcTTGCCCGCGCCCTCCGCTCGGGCAAGGACTCCAAATCGTCCGGGCCAGGTAGCAAACGTCTTCCACCTCGCGATGAACTTCGCCgcatcctctcctcccccactGGCGCCAAAACCGACTCAGCCGAAACCCTCCCAGATCCCGTCATCGACGCCATCCGCCGCAAATTTGCCCCGCAGGGCACCCATATCACCAAGAACGATATCACCTTCCTGCACACCACCATATGCGCCCTATCGCTGCACATTCCCCCTCAGCCAGCCAAAGACGGCGGCTCCAGCTCTCTAGGTGGAAACGCCCCCAACGAACTAGCAACTGACCCGTCGGATCTGCGCGACGATCTGCGTTTGGATAACACGGTCATCACGCAATATTTCCGCGAGTTGGGTTGTCGCGTTGACAAGCCACGCGAAACGGAATTCGCCAAATGGGGTATTAAGGGTGGTAAGGCCGAAGCCAATGCTAGACGTGTGGCTAGATTGAGGGTCCCCGTCGAGTTCCCCAAGGTTAGCCGTGGTGGAAAGAGGTAA
- a CDS encoding permease of the major facilitator superfamily (MFS transporter) — translation MGFDEQLTPQDDKIEGHVDSQSTDLPQLRNTTERKLMAKIDWHIMPCLCVMYLLAFLDRVNISNAAVLGLQEDLNIVDGTNYNTALTIFFVPYIIFEIPSNILLKKLRPHVWLTGCMFLFGLVTICQGLVSNWGGLMTTRWFLGMFETGMFPGCFYLLGMWYKRSEAQKRFSFFFSSTTLAGAFGGLLASGLGKMDGTRGYRGWRWVFIIEGLITCVVSLAWFFIIPDFPEDVKWLTDEERQFIRAKLARDSGSAGHDAKIGWRDVLEVFKDYKIFIGGLMYFGQVVTAYGYAYFAPTIIKSYGYDAIKTQLYSIPPWAAAWGFSMLVAILSDRTRHRFAFTIGPMLIAMAGFGILLNVHGQARRNIQYGALFMVTCGCYSAMPVIVCWFAMNLAGHRRRSVGTAWQVGFGNIGGIISTYAFLKKDAPEYRPGYIISVSFLSFSAACCIGYFAAVWYDNRRRDQAIADGMAIPSDEEQELRGDMALNYRYSY, via the exons ATGGGGTTCGACG AGCAACTCACTCCGCAGGATGACAAGATTGAGGGCCATGTCGATTCGCAATCGACCGACCTTCCCCAGCTGAGGAATACCACAGAACGCAAGCTTATGGCTAAAATCGATTGGCACATTATGCCCTGTCTCTGTGTTATGTATCTTCTCGCATTCTTGGATCG CGTGAATATCAGTAACGCAGCAGTCCTTGGCCTACAAGAAGACTTGAATATAGTCGACGGGACGAACTACAATACTGCACTGACTATATTCTTCGTTCCATATATCATTTTCGAAATTCCATCCAATATCCTGCTTAAGAAGTTGAGACCCCACGTATGGT TGACGGGATGTATGTTTCTATTCGGTCTGGTTACAATCTGTCAAGGCCTAGTCTCCAATTGGGGCGGGCTGATGACAACTCGGTGGTTTCTGG GAATGTTTGAGACAGGCATGTTCCCTGGTT GTTTCTATCTCTTGGGAATGTGGTATAAACGGAGCGAGGCACAGAAGAGGTTCAGTTTCTTCTTTAGTTCAACCACACTTGCGGGCGCCTTCGGTGGCTTGCTGGCTAGCGGGCTTGGAAAGATGGATGGTACTCGTGGCTACCGAGGCTGGCGCTGGGTCTTTATCATCGAAGGCCTGATCACTTGTGTCGTCTCGCTTGCCTGGTTCTTTATTATTCCTGATTTCCCCGAAGACGTCAAATGGCTCACCGATGAAGAGCGCCAATTCATCCGGGCAAAACTAGCCAGAGACTCGGGGAGCGCGGGTCATGATGCTAAGATAGGCTGGCGCGACGTATTGGAGGTCTTCAAAGACT ACAAAATATTCATCGGTGGTTTGATGTACTTCGGTCAGGTTGTCACAGCATATG GATATGCCTACTTCGCGCCGACCATTATCAAGAGTTATGGCTACGATG CAATCAAGACTCAGCTGTATTCGATTCCACCATGGGCAGCCGCTTGGGGATTTTCCATGCTGGTGGCCATTCTCTCTGATAGAACCAGGCATCGGTTTGCTTTTACTATAGGGCCTATGCTAATTGCCATGGCTGGCTTTGGAATCTTGTTGAATGTACACGGGCAGGCTCGTCGAAATATTCAGTACGGCGCTTTATTCATGGTTACATGTGGTTGTTACAGTGCAATGCCGGTCATTGTTTGCTGGTTTGCAATGAACCTAGCAGGCCATCGTAGGCGAAGTGTGGGAACGGCCTGGCAAGTTGGATTTGGAAATA TTGGTGGTATCATCTCGACGTACGCCTTCTTAAAAAAAGATGCACCGGAATACCGACCAGGATATATCATCAGCGTGTCCTTCCTTAGCTTTTCGGCGGCCTGTTGCATAGGCTACTTCGCGGCCGTCTGGTATGACAACCGGCGCCGTGATCAGGCAATCGCAGATGGCATGGCCATACCCAGTgacgaagaacaagagctACGCGGTGATATGGCGTTAAACTATCGCTATAGCTATTAG
- a CDS encoding DNA helicase ino80 yields the protein MTGAPPYNPQSPTQQHRYPGYSPPNKSRPFYPNNDQYQQHPPQTPPAFPPQTTMSRSPHYSHASPLPATLPPLNGSAPPPHPPDPSSQFQAHSAAGTPQFPLPRPYSGPVLPGNGASPYGPSTPSHPHPTGRPEGHPQLSPKKDTESSYLGGPGVAGYPSSIMREPKPASPPKEAKPARAADPMSFASILSGPAEERSPPKRQSPPPETTPAPVTSTPREATQLSPPPPPHVPPSHQKVKEQEQVLPRLEKKPSSEKRRRNAEQDNKAGEPSNGILSNGIPEPTKTTTQSWSFLSPRKVLSERESETINKLMVEIDNAEKSDVEAPGFEEEYEQYKLQCKRRALHTLKEEGIKRKRRRNTFLVNLGKSLEKQASAGMDRFRIANEASVISEVQAKEIQDEKERKKDMQRKRRRENTVRLEMQKKLEAERKANKAQDSAEKAKFLREAERAQRKIKTTKRALEGVTAPEEIGEVTPLAPNLEGGTTSSFHIGRSSPSRRKSGRGGPVTRPKKSKEQKQAEKDAAEAAYAAMENDEPLPLAPKEDPRKESLKKEAKGSRSKESSPAPLSAFETKGYNQIYEQIWRDIARKDIPKVYRIKALSLSTRQENLRKTAQLASKQSRKWQERTNKSMKDTQARAKRTMREMMSFWKRNEREERDLRRLAERQEIESAKKAEAEREANRQRRKLNFLISQTELYSHFIGRKIKGAEGDSGDTAVEGSDETVQPGKDEEHAMEDAGAKVTNFEDLDFDAEDETALRQAAMANAQNAVKEAQDRARAFNDGQDHMAALDEGELNFQNPTSLGDIEISQPTMLTAKLKEYQLKGLNWLVNLYEQGINGILADEMGLGKTIQSISVMAYLAEVHNIWGPFLVIAPASTLHNWQQEITKFVPDIKVLPYWGSAKDRKILRKFWDRKHITYTKESEFHVLVTSYQLVVLDAQYFQKVKWQYMILDEAQAIKSSQSSRWKNLLGFSCRNRLLLTGTPIQNNMQELWALLHFIMPTLFDSHDEFSEWFSKDIESHAQSNTKLNEDQLKRLHMILKPFMLRRVKKHVQQELGDKVEKDVFCDLTYRQRAYYTNLRNRVSIMDLIEKAAVGDEADSTTLMNLVMQFRKVCNHPDLFERAETKSPFSVAHFAETASFVREGQNVDVGYSTRNLIEYPLPRLLCGSDGRVDVAGPGNLHAGFRGKYLAHLMNIFAPENIKHSAEHDGTFSFLRFVDTSINEAYEQSHQGIFERAVRRRGKPNRLSRLNVVYDDDKATMASALPHTMFNIVQRNDQHAINDVTTEGYMRELTTVAQSAFERKGLGIIEPCVSPAASAPPITVSSSSRAPLSEMNDSLFNVSVRHALFSTPSKQLEQQILEKKLDPIPYSLPPMLPQPISIKGRYTHIEVPSMRRFVTDSGKLAKLDELLRELKAGGHRVLLYFQMTRMIDLMEEYLTYRNYKYCRLDGSTKLEDRRDTVADFQQRPEIFVFLLSTRAGGLGINLTAADTVIFYDSDWNPTIDSQAMDRAHRLGQTRQVTVYRLITRGTIEERIRKRALQKEEVQRVVISGGAAGGVDFNTRNRESRTKDIAMWLADDEQAELIEQKEKEALDRGEVFGASKGGKKAAQKRKRDITLDDMYHEGEGNFDDASAKPSGAATPVSTAENLGTPSSTPVPKRGLGRGTGKGTSKRAKTTKERLRLIDGDGGLGPS from the exons ATGACGGGAGCTCCGCCATATAATCCCCAGTCCCCTACCCAGCAGCACCGTTATCCTGGTTACTCCCCTCCAAACAAGAGCCGCCCCTTTTATCCCAACAATGATCAGTATCAGCAGCATCCTCCCCAGACGCCTCCTGCGTTCCCTCCGCAGACCACCATGTCCCGGAGCCCTCACTATTCACATGCGTCTCCATTACCGGCGACCCTCCCACCATTGAACGGGAGTGCACCTCCGCCACATCCTCCGGATCCTTCATCGCAGTTCCAGGCCCACTCGGCGGCTGGAACTCCCCAgtttcctcttcctcggcccTACTCTGGGCCCGTCTTACCAGGCAACGGCGCATCTCCTTACGGTCCCTCCACTCCGTCCCATCCCCATCCGACTGGTAGGCCTGAGGGCCATCCGCAACTATCCCCGAAGAAAGACACCGAGTCATCTTATCTAGGCGGCCCTGGTGTTGCTGGGTATCCGTCGTCTATCATGAGAGAACCAAAGCCGGCCTCCCCTCCAAAGGAAGCA AAGCCCGCCAGGGCTGCAGACCCCATGTCCTTCGCTAGTATATTATCTGGGCCGGCCGAAGAGCGCTCTCCTCCTAAACGACAATCCCCCCCACCAGAGACGACGCCGGCACCGGTAACATCAACACCACGAGAAGCAACGCAGCTTAGCCCGCCTCCCCCACCTCATGTTCCGCCGTCGCATCAGAAAGTGAAAGAGCAGGAACAGGTATTACCCAGACTGGAGAAAAAGCCGAGCTCGGAGAAACGCCGTCGCAACGCGGAGCAGGACAACAAAGCGGGTGAACCCTCGAACGGTATATTAAGCAACGGTATTCCTGAGCCAACCAAGACGACTACTCAGTCATGGTCTTTCCTCAGCCCCCGCAAGGTTTTGTCCGAACGGGAGTCGGAAACTATCAACAAACTTATGGTGGAGATTGACAATGCTGAAAAAAGTGATGTGGAAGCCCCTGGGTTCGAAGAAGAGTATGAACAGTACAAATTGCAATGTAAGAGACGGGCCTTACATACCTTGAAAGAGGAGGGCATAAAGCGCAAG CGTCGCCGAAATACGTTCCTGGTCAACCTTGGCAAGTCTCTCGAGAAGCAGGCCTCTGCGGGAATGGACCGGTTTCGGATTGCCAACGAGGCCTCCGTCATCTCAGAAGTCCAAGCCAAAGAAATTCAGGATGAGAAAGAACGCAAGAAGGACATGCAGAGGAAGCGTCGTAGGGAGAACACGGTACGGTTGGAGATGCAGAAGAAACTTGAGGCCGAGCGCAAAGCGAATAAGGCTCAAGACTCTGCTGAGAAAGCTAAGTTTTTGCGTGAAGCAGAACGGGCacaaaggaaaatcaagACTACCAAGCGAGCCCTGGAAGGTGTCACAGCGCCTGAAGAGATCGGCGAGGTCACCCCGCTGGCACCAAACCTCGAAGGTGGCACTACCAGCTCTTTCCACATTGGCCGAAGCTCCCCATCGAGGCGGAAATCGGGACGTGGAGGTCCTGTTACACGGCCCAAGAAGTCAAAGGAGCAAAAGCAAGCCGAGAAAGATGCGGCAGAGGCCGCTTATGCTGCTATGGAAAATGATGAGCCACTTCCTCTTGCGCCCAAAGAAGATCCACGTAAGGAATCTCtcaagaaggaagccaaagGCAGCCGCTCCAAGGAGAGTAGCCCCGCGCCCCTGTCCGCCTTCGAAACAAAAGGCTACAATCAGATTTATGAACAAATCTGGCGAGATATTGCCCGTAAAGATATTCCCAAGGTCTACCGCATTAAGGCCCTCTCGCTCAGCACTCGCCAGGAGAATCTGCGCAAGACTGCTCAGCTAGCCAGTAAGCAGTCTCGAAAGTGGCAGGAACGTACGAATAAGAGTATGAAGGATACCCAAGCCCGGGCCAAGCGGACTATGCGTGAAATGATGTCTTTTTGGAAGCGCAACGAGCGTGAAGAGCGTGATCTACGCCGCCTTGCTGAAAGGCAGGAAATTGAGTCGGCCAagaaagcagaagcagaacgtGAAGCCAACCGCCAGAGACGCAAACTCAATTTCCTTATATCCCAAACCGAACTATACTCTCACTTCATTGGCCGCAAAATCAAGGGTGCCGAGGGAGACTCTGGTGATACTGCCGTTGAGGGATCGGATGAAACAGTTCAACCTGGTAAAGACGAAGAACATGCTATGGAGGATGCTGGCGCTAAGGTGACCAACTTTGAGGATCTCGATTTCGACGCAGAAGATGAAACGGCCCTACGACAGGCAGCAATGGCCAACGCGCAGAATGCCGTTAAGGAGGCCCAAGACCGAGCGCGAGCCTTCAATGACGGGCAGGATCATATGGCTGCTTTGGACGAGGGTGAATTGAACTTCCAAAACCCCACGAGTCTGGGTGACATTGAGATATCGCAACCCACCATGCTCACGGCAAAATTGAAGGAATATCAGCTGAAAGGCCTCAATTGGCTTGTCAACTTATACGAACAAGGTATCAACGGTATCTTGGCCGACGAAATGGGTCTGGGAAAGACCATTCAGTCTATCTCGGTTATGGCCTACCTCGCCGAAGTTCACAATATTTGGGGGCCATTTTTAGTCATTGCACCCGCCTCGACCCTACACAATTGGCAACAGGAAATTACCAAATTTGTTCCAGACATAAAAGTTCTTCCTTACTGGGGCTCAGCAAAAGACCGCAAGATTCTTCGCAAGTTCTGGGACCGCAAGCACATCACCTACACCAAGGAGTCCGAATTCCACGTCCTAGTGACATCCTACCAGCTAGTGGTCCTCGATGCGCAGTACTTCCAAAAGGTGAAGTGGCAATATATGATTTTGGATGAAGCCCAGGCAATCAAATCCTCGCAAAGCTCCCGTTGGAAAAACCTCCTGGGGTTCTCCTGTCGTaaccgcctcctcctcactGGTACGCCTATTCAAAATAACATGCAGGAGCTGTGGGCTTTGCTCCACTTTATCATGCCCACCTTGTTTGACTCTCACGACGAGTTCAGCGAGTGGTTCTCCAAAGATATCGAGTCTCACGCTCAAAGTAACACCAAATTGAATGAGGACCAGCTGAAGCGTCTCCACATGATTTTGAAGCCCTTCATGCTTCGTCGTGTTAAGAAGCACGTCCAGCAGGAGCTTGGGGACAAGGTTGAGAAAGATGTCTTCTGTGATCTGACATACCGTCAGCGGGCCTACTACACTAACTTGCGAAACCGCGTCAGCATCATGGACCTTATCGAGAAGGCTGCTGTTGGCGATGAGGCCGACAGCACGACGTTGATGAACTTGGTCATGCAGTTTCGGAAGGTTTGTAACCATCCAGACCTGTTCGAACGCGCGGAAACGAAATCACCCTTCTCTGTCGCACATTTTGCGGAAACGGCCTCCTTCGTCCGAGAAGGTCAAAACGTCGATGTCGGTTACTCGACACGTAACCTGATCGAATATCCTTTGCCACGCCTTCTATGCGGGTCTGACGGCCGTGTCGATGTAGCAGGACCCGGCAATCTACACGCCGGCTTCCGTGGCAAGTACCTGGCTCACTTGATGAACATCTTCGCCCCGGAGAATATCAAACATAGTGCCGAACACGACGGTACATTCTCTTTCCTGCGGTTTGTGGACACTTCGATAAACGAAGCGTACGAGCAGTCCCACCAGGGTATCTTTGAGCGAGCGGTTCGCCGGCGCGGCAAACCCAACAGATTGTCTCGGCTCAACGTAGTCTATGATGACGATAAAGCAACAATGGCATCCGCCCTTCCCCATACCATGTTCAACATCGTCCAACGCAACGACCAACATGCTATCAATGATGTCACGACAGAGGGGTACATGCGAGAGTTAACGACCGTGGCACAGTCCGCCTTCGAGCGTAAAGGTCTCGGCATCATCGAGCCTTGTGTCAGTCCCGCAGCGTCTGCGCCTCCGATTACCGTCTCCTCTTCCAGTCGAGCACCTCTGAGCGAAATGAATGATAGCCTCTTCAATGTTTCGGTTCGACATGCCTTGTTCAGCACGCCTTCTAAGCAACTTGAGCAACAGATCcttgagaagaagctggaCCCTATTCCTTACTCCCTTCCGCCGATGTTACCGCAGCCAATATCCATCAAGGGACGCTACACGCACATTGAAGTGCCATCTATGCGTCGATTCGTCACAGATTCGGGTAAATTGGCTAAGCTAGACGAGCTCTTGCGAGAGCTCAAGGCAGGTGGTCACCGTGTGCTACTCTACTTCCAAATGACACGCATGATTGATCTAATGGAAGAGTACTTGACCTACCGCAATTATAAGTATTGTCGCCTAGATGGAAGTACGAAATTGGAGGACCGTCGCGACACGGTGGCAGACTTCCAGCAGCGTCCAGagatcttcgtcttcctttTGTCTACTCGTGCTGGTGGTCTTGGTATCAACTTGACTGCAGCAGACACGGTTATCTTTTATGATTCGGACTGGAACCCTACCATTGACTCTCAAGCTATGGATCGTGCTCACCGTCTCGGCCAGACAAGACAGGTCACGGTGTATCGCCTGATTACTCGCGGCACCATTGAGGAGCGTATTCGCAAGCGAGCTTtgcagaaggaggaagtgcaGCGTGTCGTCATCTCAGGTGGCGCAGCTGGTGGGGTTGACTTCAATACTCGCAACCGCGAGAGCCGAACCAAGGACATCGCCATGTGGCTGGCAGATGATGAACAGGCGGAGCTTATTGAgcaaaaggagaaggaagcgcTGGACCGAGGCGAAGTGTTTGGCGCTAGTAAAGGCGGGAAGAAGGCTgctcagaagagaaagagagatatcaCGCTGGATGATATGTATCATGAAG GCGAAGGGAACTTTGACGATGCCAGTGCAAAGCCATCAGGAGCGGCCACTCCTGTGTCGACTGCAGAGAATTTAGGCACCCCATCCTCCACGCCAGTTCCTAAACGAGGACTTGGAAGGGGGACAGGAAAGGGCACGTCTAAAAGAGCCAAAACTACCAAGGAGAGATTACGTCTCATTGATGGCGACGGAGGCTTAGGGCCTAGTTGA